CATTTCGAGTTGGGTGGGGACCAAATGGCATTCTTGTACACTCTGGTACACTTGTAGGAAGTGGTGGTGATCACAAGCTAATGTCATCGGTTGTCAATTTGGAGAAAGTTGCTTTTGACAATTTGGtaagagatgaaaataaaaaagtgtgtgAAGAACTTGTTGACCATGCTTTGGTTTCTCCATTAAATTTTCACAAAGGAATAAACCATGTGACGAAAGAGGTTGATGTTGGTCCCTACAAGTTAACTCTTCAAAAGCTCGAAGCTAATCGTACAGACCTGCCAGAGATTTCTCATCAATACTGTGATATTATTGAGAGACAAATGAGTGTGCCTGGCTTACCTTCCTGGAACCGATTAGGTTTGACACACCAAGTAATGACCTGGGAGTTAATTAGAGTTCTTTTTTCTGAGAGAAAACAAAAGGGTCAAATAGAATCATTAGGCGCTGACAATGAGGAAGATATGATGGAGGATATAAAGGAAGTTGATAATGATGTTGACCAAGAAGCACTACCTCTTATCAGAAGAGCAGAGTTCAGTTATTGGATGCGAGAGAGTGTCTCCTATCATGTCCAAAACCAAATAAGCTCTCTAAATGACTCTCACTATTTGCAACATGTTTTCACACTCCTGACTGGACGGCAATTGGACGAAGCAGTGCAGTTGGCTGTGTCCAATGGAGATGTGAGGCTGGCTTGTTTGTTAAGTCAGGCTGGTGGTTCTACTCTGAATCGCTCTGATATTGCAAAGCAACTTGATATTTGGAGGAATAAAGGCCTTGATTTCAATTTCATTGAAGAAGACAGATTGAGACTCTATGAACTGCTTGCGGGAAATATTCATGATGCATTGCATGATATCCAAATTGACTGGAGGAGGTTCTTAGGTTTGTTAATGTGGTACCAATTACCTCCTGACACTTCGTTACCAGCTGCTTTTGAGACTTATAAACATTTTCTTGATGAGGGAACAGCTCCATATCCTGTTCCACTTTATATTGATGAAGGAACATCTGAGGAGGTTGTCAGTTTGAAAGCAGATAAACACTTTGACATTTCATTTTATCTCATGCTTCTTCATGCTAAGGAAGATACAGAATTCAGTTTTCTGAAGGCTATGTTTAGTGCCTTCTCGTCAACCCCTGATCCACTTGACTATCATATGATCTGGCACCAACGTGAAGTTTTGGAAGCAGTGGGTGTTATCAATTCTAATGATCTTCATATTCTAGACATGGGATTTGTGTCTCAGCTGTTGTGCTTAGGGAAATGTCACTGGGCCATATATGTGGCCCTTCACTTGCCTCATCGGGAAGATTATCCATTTCTTCATGTAAATCTGATTCGTGAAATATTGTTCCAATACTGTGAAACTTGGAGTTCAGATGAATCTCAGTATCATTTCATTGTGGATTTAGGCATTCCCAAAGAATGGATGCACGAGGCTTTGGTATGCAACATATTTAAATATGgcttcttatttatttatttatttgtttactttgTTTTACAATTATGAAAGAATATAATGACATgcataatttgttgttttacCCTTTTAACTGCCCTTTTCAGTCACTGTTTGGATAACATATACTGAGGGAGACGATCATAAGGGGAAGGGGCATAAGTAAATCTTGTTTATGACTTTAGATAGAGAGTACAACACAAGGGAAATCATTTCCTCTCAACTACACAAATTTTGTTTTCACAAAGTTAGCATAGAATAGGGGGAAACTCAAAAAGGTAACATTGTTCTGTTCCAAAGAAGGGGGATGATTATTTGGTTCACAATGGAAGGAGAGAGATTTTAATGGAGAAGAACTAGCTTGTCTCACCTCAACGATACTCTATGTAAATGAAAAAGGTCAAAAACATCCAAACACAATTTATTTAGTGGTGATGCTatgtttaattatataaatgatGTCTGTTACCTGGCTTGAGTGGATTTTTagaatgatatttatatttatggatttttagaatgatatttttatttattaaaggaaaataaaaaacttatgatTCATATGGGTACTGAATAATCAGTTTCTGACCAAAACTGCATTAATTTATCGTCCTCATGGTGTTGTTCTTCACTGATTAATGGTATGTGCAAATGCTTGAGGCTACTGGAAGTTCTGATTTCTTTGATTGGGgaaacttttaattatttgaatgattttcaTGTTTTGGTGCAGGCAATATATTACAATTATAATGGGGATCTTGCAGAAGCCCTTGAGCAATATCTTCAGTGTGCAAATTGGCAGAAAGCTCATACCATCTTTGTAACTTCAGTTGCTCATAAGTTATTCTTGCAAGGTAAGTCGTTTGTATGTATATTGCTTGGTAAAAGAAAACTAAATGCTTGTAGGATTTATTAtgctatatatttttaatttctaaggTGCTGTTGTGTGCGTATTTAGACAATTTCTGTGAATCTTACGTGAGCTCGatttttaattgagttttttgCACAAACACATATAGTTTCTGCATTGATGGCTCTTTATTAATTATTCCCTCCATCCCATAATGAGTGACCCTTTAGataatttcacatatattaagaaaaatgtataaatgaatgagagagaagaatgttgttactaaaatacccttatcAATTATTGGTGTATTCACAATACAataaatgcaaagtggaatatattaACTTGGGATTGataaaagtagtattaattagagggTAGAATTGGAAAACAAACAACTAATATTCCCTTGAAAATCAAAAGGGTCACTcattttgggacaaattttatttacaaatgGGTCACTCATtgtgggatggagggagtaattgATAAGAATACTCCAAATTGCAATGTATGATTTTCCATACTAACTAATCAAATAAATGCTACTACATCGTATAGGAGCTTCAGCAGCTAATGCTTGAGCTCTAAACAGCACAAGTATTTGAAATCAAGTAAATAACGTCAGAGGATGTTTCCTTCTTTTCTAAACATTCAAGCAGTAAAGTTGGTTCCATTTGAAGATATACGATTTCTTTATATGTAGAGTGGAAGGCAATTCCAATGTTTTATTTTGCCATGCCCTATACTGTAGAATATATATTACTTACTGAAATGCCTAAAATATCACACGTTGTCCCCTGTGATTTTCCAACACACTCCAGATAGATGCTCTgactttgaaatatataattcatacaataaattgatttagtcctcaattttgaAGCATCTTGCCCCATTCTTCATTGTTACGGTGATATGATTTGGTCTAGGTTCTGGTACCAATTGATTCTGTACCTGAAAAAAGAGTAAGAGAGGGGGCTTGGGTATTTATCCCACTAGCTAGCccgcatttaaaaaaaattagtcgtACTACCTAACCCAAAATGACAATGTTGATGCTTTGGAAAAACAGAAGTTAAGGATGATCCTTGGAATGTTGCATAATATTCATACTTGAATTGGAAAGTATGTTGTTgtatattgttttgcacatagCTAGCCCTTTCTAAGGGGTAAACAAACAATTTTCCAGATATTTCATTATCCAGACAATAGCATAACTGgactttatttttcttgaaacTGCCATGAAATTATTTTATGCATCGcagaaaattgtcaaaagaaTCTCACTGAAAGCTACTTGTAAAATAATTTCTAGAATTTTTCTTAATTCCAGATAAGTGCAATAGGGCATCATAGTTAACTTCTT
Above is a genomic segment from Medicago truncatula cultivar Jemalong A17 chromosome 5, MtrunA17r5.0-ANR, whole genome shotgun sequence containing:
- the LOC11433942 gene encoding nuclear pore complex protein NUP96 isoform X1, with the protein product MESDVGGVCDSSTVLSYKKRRVSECYVTRSNKTMTKIEASLPILHSPGYYTEPSLKDLAAREVLYPGYCSSVPDFTVGRFGYGYIRYVNETDVRGLCLDDIVKFHKNEVIVYEDENNKPVVGQGLNKAAEVVMVLNSRKLKSKECRNDVLVKKLKQSTESQGARFVSFDLVTCELKILVEHFSRFGFDDDDEEDAVMDDAETHDVEKELPINVDEIELSHSLPAHLRLDPVKMREMRSLMFPDEEEMEDLGRKSSFGKESVRPLKNSAQSAMNRSTPPTVRNTPFPLLEYKHGNLESNSPGSILMVQQHKNMPLRAVKAQGFKLDLKQETPISGSYAHNIVDAGLFMGKSFRVGWGPNGILVHSGTLVGSGGDHKLMSSVVNLEKVAFDNLVRDENKKVCEELVDHALVSPLNFHKGINHVTKEVDVGPYKLTLQKLEANRTDLPEISHQYCDIIERQMSVPGLPSWNRLGLTHQVMTWELIRVLFSERKQKGQIESLGADNEEDMMEDIKEVDNDVDQEALPLIRRAEFSYWMRESVSYHVQNQISSLNDSHYLQHVFTLLTGRQLDEAVQLAVSNGDVRLACLLSQAGGSTLNRSDIAKQLDIWRNKGLDFNFIEEDRLRLYELLAGNIHDALHDIQIDWRRFLGLLMWYQLPPDTSLPAAFETYKHFLDEGTAPYPVPLYIDEGTSEEVVSLKADKHFDISFYLMLLHAKEDTEFSFLKAMFSAFSSTPDPLDYHMIWHQREVLEAVGVINSNDLHILDMGFVSQLLCLGKCHWAIYVALHLPHREDYPFLHVNLIREILFQYCETWSSDESQYHFIVDLGIPKEWMHEALAIYYNYNGDLAEALEQYLQCANWQKAHTIFVTSVAHKLFLQAKHSEIWRIATSMEDYKSEIENWELGAGIYISFYSMRNSLQGDANTMTELDSLQSKNAACQDFVSQLNESLAVWGYRLPIDARVVYSKMASQICDLLLSAVGEGASRDEQFGCFNTAFSAPIPEDLRSGHLQDAVYLFTSYLSEIAT
- the LOC11433942 gene encoding nuclear pore complex protein NUP96 isoform X2 produces the protein MESDVGGVCDSSTVLSYKKRRVSECYVTRSNKTMTKIEASLPILHSPGYYTEPSLKDLAAREVLYPGYCSSVPDFTVGRFGYGYIRYVNETDVRGLCLDDIVKFHKNEVIVYEDENNKPVVGQGLNKAAEVVMVLNSRKLKSKECRNDVLVKKLKQSTESQGARFVSFDLVTCELKILVEHFSRFGFDDDDEEDAVMDDAETHDVEKELPINVDEIELSHSLPAHLRLDPVKMREMRSLMFPDEEEMEDLGRKSSFGKESVRPLKNSAQSAMNRSTPPTVRNTPFPLLEYKHGNLESNSPGSILMVQQHKNMPLRAVKAQGFKLDLKQETPISGSYAHNIVDAGLFMGKSFRVGWGPNGILVHSGTLVGSGGDHKLMSSVVNLEKVAFDNLVRDENKKVCEELVDHALVSPLNFHKGINHVTKEVDVGPYKLTLQKLEANRTDLPEISHQYCDIIERQMSVPGLPSWNRLGLTHQVMTWELIRVLFSERKQKGQIESLGADNEEDMMEDIKEVDNDVDQEALPLIRRAEFSYWMRESVSYHVQNQISSLNDSHYLQHVFTLLTGRQLDEAVQLAVSNGDVRLACLLSQAGGSTLNRSDIAKQLDIWRNKGLDFNFIEEDRLRLYELLAGNIHDALHDIQIDWRRFLGLLMWYQLPPDTSLPAAFETYKHFLDEGTAPYPVPLYIDEGTSEEVVSLKADKHFDISFYLMLLHAKEDTEFSFLKAMFSAFSSTPDPLDYHMIWHQREVLEAVGVINSNDLHILDMGFVSQLLCLGKCHWAIYVALHLPHREDYPFLHVNLIREILFQYCETWSSDESQYHFIVDLGIPKEWMHEALSLFG